Proteins encoded together in one Micromonospora auratinigra window:
- a CDS encoding AAA family ATPase codes for MSDLGPDGRTPEFRHGLVVGKFYPPHAGHHALISAAAARCAAVTVVVAPSRRESIPLPERLGWLREAHADTPWVRFVGRYDDHPVDYADPAVWDLHCAVFRDAVGGEPVDAVFSSEAYGAELARRFDAAAVCVDPDRRLVPVSGTAVRADPAAYWDRLSPPVRAWLVRRVVVVGAESTGTTTMARALAAHYGTAWVPEYGRELTARKLAELRRHRPAATVFDVTWDRADFAEVVREQQAAEDAAARTSGPLLFCDTDARATAIWEERYLGSSSPEVRAAARRPALYLLTTHDQVPFADDGLRDGEHLRAWMTGRFRAALAGCGVPVVELHGPHEARLATAVAACDALLAAGWAFADPVLPA; via the coding sequence GTGAGCGACCTCGGCCCCGACGGACGGACACCGGAGTTCCGGCACGGCCTGGTGGTCGGGAAGTTCTATCCGCCGCACGCCGGGCACCACGCGCTGATCTCGGCCGCGGCGGCCCGCTGCGCCGCCGTCACCGTGGTGGTCGCTCCGTCCCGCCGGGAGTCGATCCCGCTCCCGGAGCGGCTCGGCTGGCTGCGCGAGGCGCACGCCGACACCCCGTGGGTCCGGTTCGTCGGCCGCTACGACGACCATCCGGTCGACTACGCCGATCCGGCGGTCTGGGACCTGCACTGCGCGGTGTTCCGCGACGCCGTCGGCGGCGAGCCGGTGGACGCGGTCTTCTCCTCCGAGGCGTACGGCGCGGAACTGGCCCGCCGCTTCGACGCGGCGGCGGTCTGCGTGGACCCGGACCGGCGGCTGGTCCCGGTCTCCGGCACGGCGGTGCGGGCCGACCCGGCGGCGTACTGGGACCGGCTGAGTCCGCCGGTCCGGGCCTGGCTGGTCCGGCGGGTCGTGGTGGTCGGCGCGGAGTCCACCGGCACCACCACGATGGCCCGGGCGCTCGCCGCCCACTACGGCACCGCCTGGGTCCCCGAGTACGGCCGGGAGCTGACCGCCCGCAAGCTGGCCGAGCTGCGCCGGCACCGGCCGGCGGCCACCGTCTTCGACGTGACCTGGGACCGGGCCGACTTCGCCGAGGTGGTACGGGAGCAGCAGGCGGCCGAGGACGCGGCGGCCCGTACCTCCGGTCCGTTGCTCTTCTGCGACACCGACGCCCGCGCCACCGCGATCTGGGAGGAGCGCTACCTCGGCTCGTCCTCGCCCGAGGTCCGGGCGGCGGCCCGACGGCCGGCCCTGTACCTGCTGACCACGCACGATCAGGTGCCCTTCGCCGACGACGGACTGCGCGACGGCGAGCACCTGCGGGCCTGGATGACCGGGCGGTTCCGGGCGGCACTGGCCGGCTGCGGGGTGCCGGTGGTGGAGCTGCACGGGCCGCACGAGGCCCGACTGGCCACCGCGGTCGCGGCCTGCGACGCCCTGCTCGCGGCCGGCTGGGCGTTCGCCGACCCGGTCCTGCCCGCCTGA
- the pnuC gene encoding nicotinamide riboside transporter PnuC, producing MLDWLTATAFTVAGTGTTWAELLGFATGVVNVWLVARQHIANWPIGIANVLLLMLLFWTAGLYADAGLQVLYVLLGLYGWWAWRYGGERRSRLTVRRTGAREWWALGVAGVLITGGLWALLDRATDSTVPLADAVTTALSLLATYGQTRKLVESWWLWIIADLIYIPLYAYKGLWLTGGLYLIFLALCVVGLLQWRADLRRRSTATPVPPGPAPVAA from the coding sequence ATGCTCGACTGGCTCACCGCCACGGCGTTCACCGTCGCGGGCACCGGCACCACCTGGGCGGAGCTGCTCGGGTTCGCCACCGGCGTGGTCAACGTCTGGTTGGTGGCCCGGCAGCACATCGCCAACTGGCCGATCGGCATCGCCAACGTGCTGCTGCTCATGCTGCTCTTCTGGACCGCCGGGCTCTACGCCGACGCGGGCCTGCAGGTGCTCTACGTCCTGCTCGGGCTCTACGGCTGGTGGGCCTGGCGCTACGGCGGCGAGCGGCGCAGCCGGCTGACCGTCCGGCGCACCGGCGCCCGGGAGTGGTGGGCCCTCGGGGTGGCCGGTGTGCTGATCACCGGCGGGTTGTGGGCCCTGCTGGACCGGGCCACCGACTCCACCGTCCCGCTGGCGGACGCGGTCACCACCGCGCTGTCCCTGCTGGCCACCTACGGCCAGACCCGCAAGCTGGTGGAGAGCTGGTGGCTCTGGATCATCGCCGACCTGATCTACATCCCGCTCTACGCGTACAAGGGGCTGTGGCTGACCGGCGGCCTCTACCTGATCTTCCTGGCCCTCTGCGTGGTCGGGCTGCTCCAGTGGCGCGCGGACCTGCGCCGGCGGTCGACGGCCACCCCGGTGCCACCCGGCCCGGCCCCGGTCGCCGCGTGA
- a CDS encoding antibiotic biosynthesis monooxygenase family protein, translating to MVLEVALIDVTPGHEDDFAAAYAQAYPIITSAEGCRSVRMTRGVESPSRFVLLVEWDSVEAHDVNFRQTERFARWRALIGPHFAGPPLVEHFVDVPA from the coding sequence ATGGTTCTTGAGGTCGCGCTGATCGACGTAACTCCCGGGCACGAGGACGACTTCGCCGCCGCGTACGCGCAGGCGTACCCGATCATCACGAGCGCCGAGGGGTGCCGTTCGGTACGGATGACCCGGGGCGTGGAGTCGCCGTCGCGGTTCGTGCTGCTGGTCGAGTGGGACTCGGTGGAGGCGCACGACGTGAACTTCCGCCAGACCGAACGCTTCGCCCGGTGGCGGGCGCTGATCGGTCCGCACTTCGCCGGGCCGCCGCTGGTCGAGCACTTCGTCGACGTGCCGGCCTGA
- a CDS encoding SDR family oxidoreductase gives MEKVALVTGVSRRIGIGAAIARALAAEGWRMVLTGLPAFDEAQPYGGDPEGVPALRAELGGDVPYLPVDLLDPAAPAGLVTETVRRHGRIDAVVAAHAYSTHTPLGSLDAAEIDRHLLVNVRATLLLAEAFAAAHPSGDGGRLVLFSSGQRLGPMPGELAYAVSKAGVENLTFQLAPLLMPRGITVNCVQPGPTDTGYADPERLAAVARLFPGGRWGTPEDAARLVRFLCSDDGAWITGQVIDSEGGFNRYR, from the coding sequence ATGGAGAAGGTCGCCCTGGTGACCGGCGTGAGCCGGCGGATCGGTATCGGCGCGGCGATCGCCCGCGCGCTCGCGGCGGAGGGATGGCGGATGGTGCTCACCGGCCTGCCGGCCTTCGACGAGGCCCAGCCCTACGGCGGCGACCCGGAGGGGGTGCCCGCGCTGCGGGCGGAGCTGGGCGGTGACGTCCCCTACCTGCCGGTCGACCTGCTCGATCCGGCCGCGCCCGCCGGGCTGGTGACCGAGACGGTCCGCCGGCACGGGCGGATCGACGCGGTGGTGGCGGCGCACGCCTACTCCACCCACACCCCGCTGGGCAGCCTCGACGCCGCCGAGATCGACCGGCACCTGCTGGTGAACGTCCGGGCCACGCTGCTGCTCGCCGAGGCGTTCGCGGCCGCCCACCCGAGCGGGGACGGCGGCCGGCTGGTGCTCTTCTCCAGCGGCCAGCGGCTCGGCCCGATGCCGGGCGAGCTCGCGTACGCGGTCAGCAAGGCCGGCGTCGAGAACCTGACCTTTCAGCTCGCCCCGCTGCTGATGCCGCGCGGCATCACCGTCAACTGCGTGCAGCCGGGACCCACCGACACCGGGTACGCCGATCCGGAGCGGCTGGCCGCAGTGGCGCGGCTCTTCCCCGGTGGCCGCTGGGGCACCCCGGAGGACGCCGCCCGGCTGGTCCGCTTCCTCTGCTCCGACGACGGCGCGTGGATCACCGGTCAGGTGATCGACTCCGAGGGCGGCTTCAACCGGTACCGGTGA
- a CDS encoding helix-turn-helix domain-containing protein — MPLSASPVVRRVRLGAELRRLRHRESLTLEQVCTRLGWASTSKLSRIELGQSRPDLADVLDLLDVYEVPPDRRTELIVIARDAATGRGWSKTLGEMGERQRAYAELEAGAARIVEYQPAVVPGLLQTPAYARLRLTAGALFSDGVDVEGDLRGRALRQEVLRRPDPPDYTVLLDERVCDAAGVPADVWREQLRQLTVLAEQPHVTVRLLARDAAPRGGVHPLTAFSYYAFPDPADPRTVLVETLTTDLRLVTDADIARYERLIDWLLAAARPAEQTREMLAGRLGAGPGLPLRAVGTAGPVPRPRAPDGAEVLDRPRAPHEA, encoded by the coding sequence ATGCCGTTGTCAGCAAGTCCGGTCGTCCGACGGGTGCGTCTCGGCGCGGAGCTGCGCCGGCTGCGCCATCGGGAGTCGCTCACCCTGGAGCAGGTCTGTACCCGGCTCGGCTGGGCGTCCACCTCGAAGCTGTCCCGCATCGAGCTGGGCCAGAGCCGGCCCGACCTGGCCGACGTGCTCGACCTGCTCGACGTCTACGAGGTGCCGCCCGACCGGCGCACCGAGCTGATCGTGATCGCCCGCGACGCGGCCACCGGCCGTGGCTGGTCCAAGACACTCGGCGAGATGGGCGAGCGGCAGCGGGCGTACGCGGAGCTGGAGGCGGGGGCCGCTCGCATCGTCGAGTACCAGCCGGCCGTCGTGCCCGGGCTGCTGCAGACCCCGGCGTACGCCCGGCTGCGGCTCACCGCCGGGGCGCTGTTCAGTGACGGGGTGGACGTCGAGGGCGACCTGCGCGGCCGGGCCCTGCGGCAGGAGGTGCTGCGCCGGCCGGACCCGCCCGACTACACCGTCCTGTTGGACGAGCGGGTCTGCGACGCCGCCGGGGTCCCCGCCGACGTCTGGCGGGAGCAGCTGCGGCAGCTGACCGTGCTCGCCGAGCAGCCGCACGTCACCGTCCGGCTGCTCGCCCGCGACGCCGCCCCGCGTGGCGGGGTCCACCCGCTCACCGCCTTCTCCTACTACGCGTTCCCGGATCCGGCGGACCCCCGAACCGTGCTCGTGGAGACCCTGACCACCGATCTGCGGCTGGTCACCGATGCCGACATCGCCCGGTACGAGCGCCTCATCGACTGGCTGCTGGCGGCGGCCCGGCCGGCGGAGCAGACCCGCGAGATGCTCGCCGGGCGGCTCGGCGCGGGGCCGGGGCTCCCGCTGCGCGCCGTCGGCACGGCGGGTCCGGTGCCCCGGCCCCGCGCGCCGGACGGGGCGGAGGTCCTGGACCGGCCCCGCGCGCCGCACGAGGCGTAG
- a CDS encoding VOC family protein, which produces MRSIYPVLRYPDAHAAIEFLTAAFDLTVHEVHDAPDGTVAHAQLGYGDDLVMLATGSAPATRPADDDYRVYVAVDDVDRHHERARAAGAEIVRAPFDTDYGSRDYAARDPAGLVWAFGTYRP; this is translated from the coding sequence ATGCGAAGCATCTATCCGGTCCTGCGCTATCCCGACGCCCACGCCGCCATCGAGTTCCTCACGGCCGCGTTCGACCTCACCGTCCACGAGGTGCACGACGCGCCCGACGGCACGGTGGCACACGCCCAGCTCGGCTACGGCGACGACCTCGTCATGCTGGCCACCGGCTCGGCCCCGGCGACCCGGCCGGCCGACGACGACTACCGCGTCTACGTCGCGGTGGACGACGTCGACCGGCACCACGAACGCGCCCGGGCGGCCGGCGCCGAGATCGTCCGGGCGCCCTTCGACACCGACTACGGTTCGCGCGACTACGCGGCCCGCGACCCGGCCGGCCTGGTCTGGGCGTTCGGCACGTACCGACCCTGA
- a CDS encoding helix-turn-helix domain-containing protein, whose amino-acid sequence MLTEAHVGRPDPRLRPYVEGYLGYRERVAQPLVRHEVAGAFVVLILGWGAPLDVTDRRAADRGVSGANAFLAGPFDAYCTTRTVGEGTGVQLMLTPPAARRLLGLPLGELANRVLGVDRVDDGLVRLRDELAELPDWPARFRHLDAALLRRLAVTRPVDRRLLHAWRLLDGSGGTVEVGGLADQVGWSRRHLTAVFRREFGLPPKTVARLVRFQRAYATLDRVPTAASGGSAAPGDGAVPGRPARGGAAAGPGWAELAARLGYYDQSHLIREFREYAGRTPAALRRPGSHSSNPG is encoded by the coding sequence ATGCTGACCGAGGCGCACGTCGGCCGGCCCGACCCCCGGCTGCGCCCGTACGTCGAGGGCTACCTGGGCTACCGCGAGCGCGTCGCACAGCCGCTGGTGCGCCACGAGGTGGCCGGCGCGTTCGTGGTGCTGATCCTCGGCTGGGGCGCCCCGCTCGACGTCACGGACCGGCGGGCCGCCGACCGGGGGGTGTCCGGGGCGAACGCGTTCCTGGCCGGGCCGTTCGACGCGTACTGCACCACCCGCACGGTCGGGGAGGGCACCGGGGTGCAGCTCATGCTGACTCCACCGGCCGCCCGTCGGCTGCTCGGGCTGCCCCTCGGTGAGCTGGCCAACCGGGTCCTCGGCGTCGACCGGGTCGACGACGGGCTGGTCCGGCTCCGCGACGAGCTCGCCGAGCTGCCCGACTGGCCGGCGCGCTTCCGGCACCTCGACGCGGCGCTGCTGCGCCGGCTCGCGGTCACCCGCCCGGTGGACCGGCGGCTGCTGCACGCCTGGCGGCTGCTCGACGGCAGCGGCGGGACGGTCGAGGTGGGCGGGCTGGCCGACCAGGTCGGGTGGAGCCGGCGGCACCTGACGGCGGTGTTCCGGCGCGAGTTCGGCCTGCCGCCGAAGACCGTCGCCCGGCTGGTGCGTTTCCAGCGCGCGTACGCGACCCTCGACCGGGTGCCGACCGCGGCGTCCGGCGGGTCGGCGGCGCCGGGCGACGGTGCGGTTCCCGGCCGGCCCGCCCGGGGTGGGGCCGCCGCCGGTCCGGGCTGGGCGGAGCTGGCGGCCCGGCTCGGCTACTACGACCAGTCGCACCTGATCCGGGAGTTCCGGGAGTACGCCGGGCGGACCCCGGCGGCGCTGCGCCGGCCCGGGTCACATTCGTCCAATCCCGGCTGA
- the uvrB gene encoding excinuclease ABC subunit UvrB, whose protein sequence is MALDIPRLDGRFQVVSEFQPAGDQPAAIDELERRVRRGDRDTVLLGATGTGKSATTAWLVERLQRPTLVLAPNKTLAAQLAKEFGELLPHNAVEYFVSYYDYYQPEAYIPQTDTYIEKDSSINEEVERLRHSATMSLLTRRDVIVVATVSAIYGLGTPEEYLERAVRVAAGQELDRDQLLRRLVDIQYTRNDMAFQRGTFRVRGDTLEIIPAYEELAIRIELFGDEVEKLYYLNPLTGDVVREVDQLVIFPATHYAAGPERMERAIRDIETELAERLAELERQGKLLEAQRLRMRTTYDIEMMRQVGFCSGIENYSMHMDGRLPGSPPHCLLDYFPDDFLTVIDESHVTIPQIGGMYEGDASRKRMLIDHGFRLPSAADNRPLRFDEFLERVGQMVFLSATPGPWELERAQGEFVEQVIRPTGLIDPEVVIKPTKGQIDDLMHEIKLRTERDERVLVTTLTKKMAEDLSDYLLENGIRVRYLHSEVDTLRRVELLSELRKGDYDVLVGINLLREGLDLPEVSLVAILDADKEGFLRSGRSLIQTIGRAARNVSGQVHMYADKITPSMASAIDETNRRRAKQIAHNEAHGISPEPLRKKIHDILDDIYREAEDTENARVGGAARQLSRGKAPVKETRSRGRGGAATPSREGMARADLANLIQELNDQMLAAARELQFELAARIRDEVADLKKELRGMDAAGVK, encoded by the coding sequence ATGGCGCTCGACATTCCCCGGCTCGACGGCCGTTTCCAGGTCGTCAGCGAGTTCCAGCCGGCCGGTGACCAGCCTGCGGCGATCGACGAGCTGGAGCGGCGCGTGCGCCGCGGCGACCGGGACACCGTGCTGCTCGGCGCGACCGGCACGGGCAAGAGCGCCACCACGGCGTGGCTGGTCGAGCGGTTGCAGCGGCCCACCCTGGTGCTCGCGCCCAACAAGACCCTCGCCGCCCAGCTGGCCAAGGAGTTCGGCGAGCTGCTCCCGCACAACGCGGTGGAGTACTTCGTCTCCTACTACGACTACTACCAGCCCGAGGCGTACATTCCGCAGACCGACACCTACATCGAGAAGGACTCCTCGATCAACGAGGAGGTGGAGCGGCTGCGCCATTCGGCGACGATGTCGCTGCTCACCCGCCGCGATGTGATCGTGGTGGCGACCGTCTCGGCGATCTACGGGCTGGGCACCCCGGAGGAGTACCTGGAACGGGCGGTGCGGGTCGCCGCCGGTCAGGAGCTCGACCGCGACCAGCTGCTGCGCCGCCTGGTCGACATTCAGTACACCCGCAACGACATGGCCTTCCAGCGCGGCACCTTCCGGGTCCGGGGCGACACCCTGGAGATCATCCCGGCGTACGAGGAGCTGGCGATCCGCATCGAGCTCTTCGGCGACGAGGTGGAGAAGCTCTACTACCTCAACCCGCTCACGGGTGACGTGGTGCGCGAGGTCGACCAGCTGGTGATCTTCCCGGCGACGCACTACGCGGCCGGCCCGGAGCGGATGGAACGGGCGATCCGCGACATCGAGACCGAGCTGGCCGAGCGGCTGGCCGAGCTGGAGCGGCAGGGCAAGCTGCTGGAGGCGCAGCGGCTGCGGATGCGCACCACCTACGACATCGAGATGATGCGGCAGGTCGGCTTCTGCTCCGGCATCGAGAACTACTCCATGCACATGGACGGCCGGCTGCCGGGCAGCCCGCCGCACTGCCTGCTCGACTACTTCCCCGACGACTTCCTCACCGTGATCGACGAGTCGCACGTGACGATCCCGCAGATCGGCGGCATGTACGAGGGCGACGCGTCGCGCAAGCGGATGCTGATCGATCACGGCTTCCGGCTGCCCAGCGCCGCCGACAACCGGCCGCTGCGGTTCGACGAGTTCCTGGAGCGGGTGGGCCAGATGGTCTTCCTCTCCGCCACCCCGGGTCCCTGGGAGCTGGAGCGGGCGCAGGGCGAGTTCGTCGAGCAGGTGATCCGCCCCACCGGCCTGATCGACCCGGAGGTCGTGATCAAGCCCACCAAGGGGCAGATCGACGACCTGATGCACGAGATCAAGCTGCGTACCGAGCGGGACGAGCGGGTGCTGGTCACCACGCTGACCAAGAAGATGGCCGAGGACCTCTCCGACTACCTGCTGGAGAACGGCATCCGGGTGCGCTACCTGCACTCGGAGGTCGACACGCTGCGCCGGGTGGAGCTGCTGAGCGAGCTGCGCAAGGGCGACTACGACGTGCTGGTCGGCATCAACCTGCTCCGCGAGGGTCTCGACCTGCCCGAGGTGTCGCTGGTGGCCATCCTCGACGCCGACAAGGAGGGTTTCCTGCGCAGCGGCCGGTCGTTGATCCAGACCATCGGCCGGGCCGCCCGGAACGTCTCCGGCCAGGTGCACATGTACGCCGACAAGATCACCCCGTCGATGGCGTCCGCGATCGACGAGACCAACCGGCGGCGGGCCAAGCAGATCGCGCACAACGAGGCGCACGGGATCAGCCCCGAGCCGCTGCGCAAGAAGATCCACGACATCCTCGACGACATCTACCGCGAGGCGGAGGACACCGAGAACGCCCGGGTCGGCGGGGCCGCCCGGCAGCTCTCCCGGGGCAAGGCGCCGGTCAAGGAGACCCGCAGCCGGGGCCGGGGCGGCGCGGCCACCCCGTCCCGGGAGGGGATGGCCCGGGCCGACCTGGCCAACCTCATCCAGGAGCTCAACGACCAGATGCTCGCCGCCGCGCGGGAGCTGCAGTTCGAGCTGGCCGCCCGGATCCGGGACGAGGTCGCCGACCTCAAGAAGGAACTGCGTGGGATGGACGCCGCCGGCGTGAAGTGA